GTCCAAAGTGCGCTATGTCGACAACGGGTGGCCCTACCCGGACGGCGAGCACGCCGTGTCCGAGTTCGCCTCCGGCTTGGCTGGTGCACTGTCGCCGTTCGGCAGCACCGAACTGCCCCTGTCGGCCGACGACCTGCTCTACACGAACCCGCGGACCGTCATCAACACCTGATCGGACCGGAGAACAAGAACAGCGGCCCCGCACCATGTGCGGGGCCGCTGTTTTCGGCTGGTTGCCCAGACGTCTCAGTTGACGCCGGGCAGCTGGCCCTTGTGCTTGTTGTAGAGGTCGACCTGACCCTGGTCCAACTTGTAGCCGCTCGCCTTGGCGGCATTCCAGATGTTGGCGACGGTCGGGTCGATCTGGCCCTTCTTCTCGCGGGCCTTCACGACGCCGTCGACCTGGTCGCGAACGTCCTTGTCGCTCTTGGCCTTGGGGGTCTGCTTCAGCGCGGTGGCCTCTTTTTGCTTCTTCTTCAGCTTCAGCGGCGAGGTGCCGGGGTCGCGAGGAGTCGCACTGGAGAGCCCGGTGCCGCAGACCGGCCAGGCGCCACGGCCCTGGGTCGCGAGCACGTGCTCGGCGATCGCGATCTGCTGCTCCTTGGTGGCCTGATCGGCGGTGGGGGCGTAGCGGGTGCCGCCGTGGGCCGCCCAGGTGCTCGGCGAGAACTGCAGGCCGCCCTGGTAGCCGTTGCCGGTGTTGATGGCCCAGTTGCCGCCCGACTCACAGGCCGCGACGTGGTCCCACTCGGCGTCGGTGGCCGCGTTGGCCGTCGCACCGTTGATGAGGGCAGCGCCGCCGCCGATGACGGCAGAGGTGAGAGCCACCTTGGCGATGGTCTTGGAGGTCGAAGAGGTCGTCTGCTTGCGATGACGTCCGGACATAGTGATGTTTCCTCTCTCCACGCGCCTACGAAGTCAGCTGTCGGGTTCGAGCGAGAGGTTGCCCGGCCGCCGCGACGCGAGCGTCGTGCGGCTACACCCCAAGGAATCCGGTGGCGGATGCCGGTCGGAAACCGTTCCTAACGGAGGTGGGTCCCCCGTCCTCGTTCCTGAATATCTGTTTTGGTACGGGACGACGCGGCCGGTGGAACGAGGCTCGGCGCGATCGGCTGCGTCGGTACTGCAGGCCCCCTAGTGGCGGCCAACGACGAGATTACGGGCTCGCGCCGCCGCTTCCTACTCGAACGCGGAGACTCGTTGACATGGTCAGAAGCGGTGAAACGGGCTCGATTGGGAGTTCTCCCAGTTCAGGGACTGAATCCCGGTTCGTGTCCTTCTTGTTATCGATTCGTGATGTGATGAAGGTCACAGTCGGGCAGTGGTGCGGGTCACCTGGTGTGAGTGGTGGCTATCGGCGGCGCCTCGAACGCCCGGAAGGTACTGGCGTGGAACACCAGCGGGTCCACCTCGGGATTGGCGGCCAGCGAGCGGATGCGCAGCAGTACCACCGTGTGGTCGCCCGCCGGATACTCCGCGTGCAGCTCGCACGCCAGGTGTGCCGCGGCGCCGTCGACGAAGAGGGCACCGTCGTCGGAGGCCAGCAGTTCGACGTCGGCGAAGCGCTGCGCGGCGGGACCGGCGAGCTGTCGGCACAACTGTGCCTGGTCGTGGGCGAAGACGCTCACCCCGACCGTGGAACGGTCCCGCAGGAGCGGCCAGGTGCGCGACGAGTTCTGCACGCACACCGACACCAACGGGGGAGTGAGCGACACCGTCGAGAAGGAGCTGGCCGCCATCCCGACGAACTCGGTGCCGTCGCGATGCGCGCAGACGGCGACGACGCCGGTCGGGAAACAGCTGAACGCCCGACGCAGCGCGTCGGCGGAATCGGCCGGCTCCATCGACGGCGATCTCACTGTCTGCGCCCCTGGGCGACCGCGCCGGCGATCGCTAGCAGCAGTCCGACCGGGGTACACATCGCGATCAGATACACCGAGGTCGGAGCGGTGTGTCCCGACCACACGGCGGGCACCAGGTAGAGCGCGCCGACCGCGAGCAGGCCGAGGAGAAAAAGCCCGACGCCGAATCCGAATACCGCCTTCGACGTCCGCTTGCCGGTGTCCGTGCCCATGCTCCCCACGCTAGTCCACACGCGGTACCATGACCGATAAGGCCGCGTCTTGCCCGCGAGGATCGGGTAGGGCGCCTTTTTCGTGGTGTGAAGGTAAAGGTGAGCACTGTGCCGACCGGCAAGGTGAAGTGGTACGACCCCGAGAAGGGATTCGGATTCCTCTCGCAGCCCGACGGGGAGGACGTCTACGTCCGCTCGTCGGCGCTGCCGGACGGGGTGGAGTCGCTCAAGCCGGGGCAGCGCGTCGAGTTCGGCATGGCCGCCGGCCGCCGCGGCCCGCAGGCGTTGAGCGTCACCGTGCTCGAACCCGCGCCCAGCGTCGCGAAGAACACCCGCGAGGCGGCGCGCGAGCGCGACGACGTCAAGCGGCACTCTCCCGACGAGTTGCACGGCATGGTCGCCGACCTCATCACCCTGCTCGAGGGCAAGGTGCAACCGGCGCTGCGGCAGGGCCGCTACCCCGACCGCAAGACCTCGCAGCGCATCGCCGAGGTCGTCCGCGCCGTGGCGCGCGAACTCGACCACCACTGAGTCCGGCGCCGCCGGGTCAGCGCAACGTCGTGAATTCGGTGACGTCGTCCACCTGCCGCTGCTTGGGCTCCTTGCCGGTCGCCGCCTTGTCATAGGCGTCCAACAGCGCCTTCTCCCCCTCGGGGATGGTGTTCACGGCGATGAGTCCGCGGGTGGCCAACTCGTAGTCGGAGTCGCGGACCAGCAGCTTGGCCGGCAGGTTGATCTGCACGTTGATCAACACGTGGGTGCGCGTCGACGCCAGGCGCAGAATCTGCGTCCCGGTCTTGGGCGCGAAGTTCTTGAGTAGCAGCTGCGATCCGTTCGGCGTGACGTACTGCGCGATGATCGACCAGGGGTCGCCGGAGACCTCGTCGGACAACCGGATGGACAGGGTCTGCCCGATCGGGACCGGGAACCGGGTCACACGGTTCGGGTCGACCCGCAGGAAGTCGCCGTCGCAGTGCTTCTTCTCGTAGTCGCACAGCACGGTCGGGTAAGCCCGGGCGAACTGCTTTCCGCTCGTCGACAGCTCGGCGAAGGGCCGTTCGTCGACGGTGGTGCGCGACGCCCACAGGGCGGCCGCGCCGACGATGAGCGCGCCGTAGAGGAGCACGGCGGCGCCGATCAGCGCGATGGTCTTCTTTTCCGACGAGGTGAGGTTCACGGGGCTCCTGGTCCGAACCGGCGGGTGGGCGCGTTCGTGGGCCCGGGCGGCTGCGGGTGACGTTCCGGCGGGGTGTGCGGGCGACTCCGCGGCGCGGGGTCGCGGTGCATGACCTCGGTCGCCATCGTCGGCGGTGCCACCTCGGGACGGTGGCCGCCGCCGAATCCGGGGATCAGGGTGCGCCCGCGGCTGGTCAGGAAGGTCTGTGCGAGGCCGAGGGCCAGCAGGGCGGATACGGCGCCGAAGCCGATCTGCATCGTCGTCTTGGCGATCAGCACACCGAGGGTCGCGCCGAACACCCACCCGAGCTGCAGCACCGTCTCCGAGCGGCCGAACGCCGAGGCGCGCGAGGCCTCGGGCAGATCGGACTGGATGGAGGAGTCGACGCAGACCTTGCCGATCGCCGATCCGCCCGAGGCGATGAAGGCGGTGATCGTGGCGGTGATGAGCGACGGCAGGATCACCGTCACCACCGAGGAGACCAGGCAGGCCGCGACCACCCACACGGTGATCTGCGGCGGATTGGTCAGCCGCAACCGGGTGCCCGCACCGTTTCCGACGACGTTGCCGACGCCCGCGGCCGCACCGACGGCGCCGAGCATGGCCATCTGCTTCCACCCGTCGAGATCGTGCTGGTTGCGGGCGTAGAACGCGACGAACAGGGTGAGGAAGCCCGTGAGGATGCGGATCGTCGCATTGCCCCACAGCCCGGTGACGACGTTGCGCCCGAGGGGCTGACGGATCGTCTTGGAGATGAGCGCACCCGCGCGCCGCGCCCGTTCCCGCGCGCTGATCTCGGGCTTGGGCTGCTCGCGATAGGTGAGCGTGGTCGGGATCTCGCCCGCGGTGACCTCGACCCACGACGGGATCTTCATGCAGAAGTAGGCGCCGGCGCAGGCGATGACGATGAGCAGGATCATCCCGCCCGGCCAGTGCATCGGCAGCCAGGTGCCCAGCAGCATCTCGAAGGCGGCGGCGAGGGCGCCGCCGACCATCGTCCCGCCGATCAGGGCGAAGGTGGTGAGGCGGGAGTTGACGCGCACCAGGTCGATGCTGGGCGGGACCACGCGCGGGGTGACGGCGGATTTGAGCACCCCGAACGACTTGGACATCACCAGCAGGCCGAGGGCACACGGGTACAGGATCCACGGGTCGTATTCGAGCTGCTGGGTGGCCGTGTTCCACTCGTAGTTCGTGATGATGAGGACCGCGAGGACGGCCCGGGCGACGAAGGTGCCGGCCATCGCGATGCGGCGGCCGTGCTGCAACTTGTCCAGGAGCGGCCCGATCAGCGGCGCGATCAGGGCGAACGGCGCGATCGTGAGCAGCAGGTAGAGCCCGACCTTGCCCTCCGACCCGCTGGCCGCGGCGAAGAACAGGGTGTTGGCCAGGGCGACGGCCATGGCGGCGTCCACCGCAGCGTTGGCGACGACGGGAATGGTCAGCGCGGTGAGCCCGGAGCGATCGGCACCGTCGGCGGTGGCCGCCCGGGCGATGGTGTTGATGCCCCGACTCGTCAGGCGCTTGCCGCCGCGGGCCGCCCGTCGGGTGAGACCGGGCTTGACCTGCTCGTCGGGGTACGTCGGCCTGTCGAAGGGCTCGGTCGACGGTGTCGGCGTCGGGCCCAGCGGCGGGAGGTGCGGATTCTGCGTCGCATGCGCGTCGTTCAGGTAGGCGGTCTCGACGTCGGGGGTCGCCGGATCGCCGGGCGTCGGATAGTTCCGCGCGCCGGGATGGGTACGACCCGACCTCGGGCGCCTGCCTAGACTCACGCCCCCAATTCTTCCCTATCGCCCGACGCGAGGGTGGGCGTGCCACGCCCAGCAGTGGTGAGGCACACTGGAGGGGTGAGTCTCACAGCCCAGATTGACTTGCTCCGCGCGGCCGTTGACCTGGCCCGGGCCGCCATCGTGACCGATGGCGGTGAGCCCGGCGACCACATCGAGGCCGTCGTGGAGGACGACAACTCCGTCGCGCACTACTTCACCGCGGACGTGCCCGGCTACCGCGGGTGGCGCTGGTGCGCCGTCGTGGCGGCGGCGTCGGATGACGACGGCCCGGACGGGGTGACGGTCAGCGAAGTGGTGTTGCTACCCGGCGACGGCGCCCTGCTGGCCCCCGCCTGGGTGCCGTGGTCGGAACGACTCGCCGCGGGCGACCTGGGTCCCGGCGACCAGCTGGCCGCGGAGACCGACGACCCGCGCCTGGTGCCCAACCAGGTCGACGGCGGTGACGCCGAGGCCCTCGACGGCGAGATCGGCCTGGGCCGCAAGCGGGTGCTGAGCCGGGAGGGTCGCGACGACGCCGCCCAGCGCTGGTACGACGGCGAATACGGCCCGGCGTCGGCGATGGCGCAGGCCGCGCGGCACAACTGCGCCGACTGCGGCTTCTACCTGCCGTTGGCCGGTGCCCTGCGGCAGGCCTTCGGCGTCTGCGCCAACGAGTATTCCGCCGACGGCCACGTGGTCTCGGCCGAGTACGGCTGTGGTGCGCACTCGGACGTGGTGGCCCGCCCCTCCGTCTCGACGCCGCTATTCGATCCGTATGACGACGGCGTCCTCGAGGTGTTCGCCGCGGCGGAGTGATGCGCCACGTCCTCGCCGCCGACGTCGACCGGCTGCGCACCGCGGTCCTCGACGCATGGCGGGCCTCGCCGACGCGCCTGGTCGAGGACGCCCGCGCCGAGGCCGACCTCGCCGCCGTCGGGTACCGCGACCGGCTCTTCGTCGAACTCGCCGCGAATGCCGCCGACGCCGCCGCCGCGGCGGGCGTCGCGGGGAAGCTGGCCGTGTGGCGCGACGACGAGGGCGCCCTGCACCTGGCCAACACCGGTGAGCCGCTGACCGCGGCCGGGGTGGAGTCCTTGCTGGCCCTGCGCGTCTCCCCGAAGGATGCCGCCGCCGAGACCGTCGGGCGTTTCGGTGTCGGGTTCGCCGCCGTGGTCCCGGTCGCCCGCCGCGTCGAAGTCCGTTCCCGCACCGGCACCGTGGTTTTCGACCGCACCGAGACGGCCCGTGAGATCGAGTCGTGGGCGGGCTTGCCCGACGGGCTGGACGCCCCACTGCTGCGGCTGGCGTGGGCGGGTGACGCTGCACCGGCCGAGGGGTTCGACACCGAGATCGTCGTCCTGCCGCGCACCGGGGTGGACGTCGACGCGCTGCTCGCCGAGATGGCCGCCCAAGCCCGCGACCGGCTGCTGGAACTGCCCGCGCTCGCCGAGATCACCGTCGGCGAGGCCACCGTGACCGCCGGGGAAGCCGCGGCGGAGTGGTTCGAGGTGGCGACCGGAGACATCCGCTGGCTCGCCCCGATCGCGAAGCGGCCGGCGGCGCCCGAGGTGCTGCGCACCCCGACGCCCACCGACATCGACATCTCCGTCCCGGCGCGGGTCATCGCGACGCTGCCGGTGACACCGGACCGCAGGCACCTCATGCCCGGCGTCGACGTCGGCGTCCTCGCCCCCGGCTACGCAGCGCTGGTCGCCGCGCTCCCGCCTGCGCGTCGCCCGGGATTCGTGCCGCGGGCGCTGGGGGCCAACCCGGTCGACGCACGGCTGCTGGAGACGGTGCTCGACGCACTGGGGAAGACGGCATGGGTGCCCGCCGCGGATGGCGAAGCCGCCCTGGTGCCGCGGCGCACGCTGATCGTCGCCGATCTGTCCGACGAGCTGGCCGCCTGCCTCGGGCCGGTGCTGGCCGACCTCGCCCACCCCGACGTCTCCGGCCCGGCGCAGCGTGCCGCCTTGGTCGCCGTCGGGGCGCGCGAGATCGGGTTGGCCGACATCGCGAACGCGCTGGCCGACGTCGACCGGCCCACGCAGTGGTGGGCGCAGTGCTATGACGCGCTGGCCCCGCTGGTCCTCACCGCCCAGGACGCGGAGGAACTCGGTGCCCTGCCGGTGCCGCGTGCCGACGGTCGCCGCAACCTCGGGGCCCGCGGCCTAATCTTCGCGGCGGCCGGGGTCGCGGCGCCGTGGGCCAAGGCCGTCGCACCCGACGCCGTCCACCCGTTGCTGGAGCGGCTGGGCGCGCAACCGGTCGGTCCCGGTGAGCTGCTGGCCGCACCCGAACTCGTGGTCGCCCTGGCCGAGGCGGCCGAGCACGGCACCGACGACGAGGTACTCGACCTCGCGCATGCGGTGCTCGGTCTGCTGGTCGCCGACCCGGATGCTGAGCTGCCCGCCGCGGCGTCGGCCGAACTGCTGCTACCCGATGACGAGGGGGAACTCGTCCACGTCGACGAACTGTCGATGCCCCGGTCGCCCCTGGTCGAACTACTCGGCGAGGACTGCCCGTTCGCACTCGTCGATGATCCGCTGATCCAGCGGTACGGGGAATCGGCGTTGCGCCGGGCCGGGGTTGGCTGGGGATTCCTCACCGTCTCCGAGCAATGGCCCACCGAGCCCAACCACGACCTCGACGACGAAGGGCGGTGGTGGTCGGGACTCGGGGAGCCGCCGTCGACCATGACGGCGGCGCGCGACCTGGACCTCGTGCCCGACGACCGGTGGCGGGCGGCCCTGCACATCCTGGCCGACGATCCGGCCACGGCCCCGCTGCTCGTCGAGCGGGAGGGCTACACCGCGTGGTGGCTGCGCGAGCACGCGCAGATCGACGGTCGGCCGGTGCGCGAGTACCGCAGCCCGGACGCCGACGGGTTCGCCGGGATCGTCGACCCGCTCGACCACCCGGACGCCGCGCGACTCTCCGGTGTGCTGCTCGGCGACGCCGTGCGCGACTCCCCGTCGGCCGCGATGATCCTCGCGGGCCTGGGCGACGCGCAGCGAGACGTCGCGCCGGGGGTCGCGGTGCGGGCATACGGGGAGGTGCTCACCGCACTAGCGCGCGGTGACGCCGACACCGAGGCCGTGATGACCGCGCTCGGCGAACCGCCCGCCGCCAGAACACTCGACGGATCGGTCTGCGACACCGGGGTGGTCGTCGACGCGGCCCAGTACCTCGCCGTCGTCGACCCGGCGCGCGCGGTGGTGCCCGGCCTGCCGGTGGCCGCGGATTCCGCCGCCGACCTCGCCGCACTCCTCGACCTCCCGCTCTCCTCCGAGGCGGTACCGGTCCGCGTGATCAGCACCGGTCGGGTGACGACGTGGGAGGCCGATCCCGACGCGATCGCCGTCGCCGCGCAGTATTCCGCGACCCTCCCACGGGGGCGGGTGGTCGTACACGACGACCTCGTCGTCGCGACCGAGCGGGGCGAGCACCGCGTCGCGCGGTGGGTCGACGAGGACGGGACCGCCCATCTGCGCCGGATGGCGTCGGGGAGATGACCTAGCCTGAGAGCCATGATCCTCGCCGAACCCCCGATCGACCGCGGGATGCTCGACCTCGCCGTCGACATCCGCTCCGGATTCTGGACCTCGGTCGCCGAGGCACTGAGCTGGCTCGGCTCCATCTCGGTGCTGACCGTGATCGTGATCGCGGCCAGTGCGGTGTTCGCCGCCTTCGGCCGCTGGCGGTCGGCGGCGGCCGTCCTGTTCGGATCGTGGTCGGCTTATTGGCTGATGATCGGGCTCAAGGCCCTGTTCGACCGGGACCGCCCGCCGGTATCGGCCCGTCTGATCCACGCCTCCCACCAGTCGATGCCGTCGGGCCACGCGATGATGAGCCTGGTGGTGTTCGGGTTGATCGCCGCCTGTCTCTACCGGTCGTCGGGCTGGATCCGCCAGCATCCCGACGTCCTGATGCTCGCACCCGTGCTGAGCCTCGCGATCGGCGTGAGCCGGGTCTATCTGGGCGTGCATTGGTTCACCGACGTGGTGATCGGCTGGGTGCTCGGCGCGGCCTGGGTGGCCCTGGTCGTCTGGGTGGCGCACCTCGGTCAGCCGGACACCCGGGTAAAGTTTGCCTAACCTTCCTATGGTGCAATGTCGGCTATGGGATTTTTCCGACGCCTAGCCGTCCTCGCCGCGGCGGCGGCCACCGTGGCCGTGGCGGCACCGACCGGAGCGACGCAGGCCGCGCCCGGCGAGCGACTGCCGATCATCTACCTGGCCAGCGCGATCGAGAACGAGACGCTGACCCAGGCGTTCACCGCGCCGATGCGGGCGCGCGGCTACGAGGTCTACACCTTCCAGACCAACGATCCGAAGGATCCGCGCAACAACCCCTTCGTGCGGATCAAGGGCAACTCGGCAAAGCTCGGGCGCTGGGCCGACGACCTGTCCAAGCGCACCGGCCACAAGAAATTCGACCTGGTCACCATTTCGCAGACCGGGATCGTCGGGCGCTACTGGTTGAAGGATTTCGGCGGGGCGCGCCTCGTCCGCAAGGCGGTGATCCTCTCCGGGATGATCCTCGGCTCGCCGTATCAGGCCCAGTGGCTGCGCCAGGGCAAGTGCCCGCCGCGTGACCGCCTCCAATACCTGCCGCCGCAGTACCGCGGGATGAACCCGACGCCGGCATGCCGAGAGCAGGCGATGGGCGGCACGGACATCGCCGCGCTCAACTCGCCAGCGCAGGCGCTGCCCGGCGTCACCTACTACAACGTGACGACGCTGCGCGAAGAGGAGGCGGCCCCGTTCTGGATCAACCTGATGACCGGTCCGGGCCGCTACCGCAACATCGTCACCCAGGATCTGTGCCCGAACGATCCGATCGTGCACATGACGCTCAACGTCGCGCCGTCGATGCAGTCGCTGATCGACTCGCTGCTGCGCACCGGGCACCCGGCGATGGCGTGCATGGCTCCCGCGGCGCCCGCGATGAAGGTGCGCCCCCTGCGGACTCCGCCGGGGATCACGCTCCCGGCCGGCTCGGTGATGCCGCCGCAGTTCGCGCGCTACTACCGGTAGGCGCTACTCCAGCCCCTGCTGGGCGGTCTTGGAGCCGCGGCGCACCGCGGCGAGCTGCACGCCGACGATGAGCGTGCCCAGCACGCCGACGCCCAGTCCCCAGAGGCATACCTGCAGCGTCAGGCCGCCGACGCCGGTCACGAGCGCGACGATCGTCGCGACCAGCCAGGCGGCCATGCCGACCACAATGACCGGGCCCGGTTCGCGCAGAATCTTGGGCAACTCGGGAACGGGGGTCTGGGCGGCGTCGGACATGGGTTCAGGTTAACGTTCTGGGCGTGAGCGCAGCGCCGGTACCGTCCCGAGTCGATCGGTTCTTCCGTATCAGCGAGCGCGGCTCGACGCCGCTGCGCGAGATGCGGGGCGGGATCGTCACCTTCTTCACGATGGCCTACATCGTCGTGTTGAACCCGATCATCCTCGGCGGTCACCCCGGCAAGCCGATCAACGCGGACATCCACGGCGACGTGCTGCCGATGGCGGCGGTCGCCGCGGTCACCGCACTCGTCGCCGGGGTGATGTGCGTGGTCTTCGGCGTGGTGGCGAACTATCCGTTCGCCTTCGCCGCCGGACTGGGCGTCAACAGCCTCCTCGCGGTGAGCGTGACCACCCAGGTCACCTGGCCGGAGGCGATGGGCCTGGTGGTCCTCAACGGCGTCATCATCGTCGCGCTCGCGGTGACGGGCTTCCGCACCGCGGTGTTCAACGCCGTGCCCGCCGAACTCAAGGCCGCGATCACCGCCGGCATCGGCGTGTTCATCGCGTTCATCGGATTCGTCAACGCCGGGTTCGTGCAACGGGTCCCCGACGCCGCCCACACGACGGTGCCGGTCCGCCTCGGCGAATCCGGATCGATCTCGACCTGGCCGGTCTTCGTCTTCGCGGTCGGACTCCTGTTGATGGGGGTGCTGACCGTGCGCAAGGTGCCCGGCGGCCTGCTGATCGGCATCGTCCTCACCACGGTGTTGGCGATCGTCGTCCAAGCGGTCCGCCCGAGCCGCTGGGCCCTCAACGCCCCGGAACTGCCGCATTCGGTCGGCGGCCTGCCCGACCTCTCCCTGATCGGCAAGGTGGACCTGTTCGGCGCGTTCACCGAGCACGGCTCCGCGTCGCACGTCATCGCGGCACCGGCCATCGGCGCGTCGATCCTGCTGTTCAGCATCGTGCTCGCCAACTTCTTCGACGCGATGGGCACCATGACCGGGCTCGGCGAGGAGGCCGGACTCGCCGACGAGAACGGGACGCTGCCCGGGATCGGGAAGGCACTGGTCGTGGAGGGCACCGGCGCCATCGCCGGCGGCCTGGGCTCGGCGTCGTCGAACACCGTGTTCGTCGAGTCGGCGTCGGGGATCGCCGAAGGCGCGCGGACCGGATTCGCGAACCTGGTGACCGGAGCATTGTTCCTCGCGGCGATGTTCTTCACGCCGCTCTACCAGGTGGTGCCACTCGAGGCCGTCGCCCCGGCGCTGGTGATCGTCGGCGCGCTGATGATCGGGCAGATCCGGACCATCGACCTGACCCGCTTCGAATACGCCCTGCCCGCCTTCCTGACCATCGTGGCCATGCCGTTCACCTACTCCATCGCCAACGGCATCGGCCTGGGCTTCATCAGCTGGGTGGTGCTGGCGACCGCGCGGGGCAAAGCGCGCGAAGTCCACCCGATCCTGTGGGCGGTGGCCGTGGTGTTCGTCGTCTACTTCGCCCGCGCCCCGATCCAGGAGCTGTTGACCTGACCTAGAAGTCGGTGCCGGTGGCCGGGTGGGTATCGGTGCGCCAGATATTCGCGAAGGCGGTCAACAGCTCGGGTGACGACGCGTCGAGCCGGCCGGCGCTCGCGAGCGCACGGGCGTCCACCGAGCCGAAGTAGAGCGATCCCACTACGGTGATGCCGCAACGGATCTCGCCGTCCGTGCCCTCCCCGCCGCGTTGTACCGACGCCGTGCCGTCGACGATCCGCAGCCGGTACCGGTCCCCGGCGTCGCCCACCGGGTCGTCGACGATCAGCGTCGCATCGAGGTCGGCGGCGTACCGGCGGGCGGTGAGCGCCTTGTCGACGTCGAGGATCGCCACCCAGAGGGTGTCGTAGCGCGAGGTCGTCTTCACCCCGCGCAGATCGGCGAGCTTGACCGGCAGGGGATCGCCGACCGAGAGGGTCGCCGTGGTCGCGGCGACCAGGTCGAGGGAGGAGAGGACGCGCCACAGCTCGGTGTGCGCCTCGTCGGTGACGGCGACAACCTCCTCGATCCGCGCGTCGGGCAGGTCGTCGGCATCGGGGTGGGCCGCGTCGAGCCGGTAGGTCGCGTAGCCGTCGGCGTGCAGCAGGTACTGCCGCTCGCCGGTGGTGAAGGGCCGCAGCACGGGCCGGTCATCGAGGAGGTAGGCCCACCAGCGGTCGTCGCGCAGCATGACGCCGGGATGGACGTCGGCCCAGCGGCCGTAGATGCCCGGGGCCGCGGCGGCGAACTCCGCGGCGGAGGCGAACCGCACACCGGCACGCTCGGGTGGCGCGACGCGCAGCGTCTGCCGCTCGTCGATCCGCACGTCCTCGGCGAAGATCGCCGGGCCGAACCCGAACCGCTCGTAGATCGTGGCCTCCGAGGCCCACAGCGCGGCCATGCCGAATCCCTGCGCCACCCATTCCGCGCGCAGGCGGGTGAGGAGTTCGCGCAGGATCCCGCGCCGACGGTGGGTCGGTGCGACCGACACCCAGGTCAACCCGGGGAAGTCCACCCGGGCGCCGCCGGGCACCGACATCCGCAGGCGGTAATACATGGCCTGGCCGACCAGGGGCGCGCCGGGCAGGGCGGGGTCGCGGGCGATCATCGTGTCCGCGTTGTCGATCATCGCCCGCTCGATGGCGCGGTGCGTCTCGTCGATCGGTGCGGTGATGCCGAAGGCCCGTGCGTCGGCGGCGAAGATCTCCGGCCAGTCGTCGTCGACGGCGGGACGGAACTGCAGATCGGGACGTGAAGCCATGCGACTACCGTAACGGTGGTGTCCGGTTCCCCCACGCAGCACGTGCGAGTCGTCGACGTCGACGACCCCGACGATCCGCGCGTCGACGACTTCCGCGACCTGAACTCGGTGGATCGGCGCCCCGATCTGCCGGTCCTGCCCGGCGGCCGCGTCGGCAAAGGGCTCGTCATCGCCGAAGGGGTACTCGTCGTCGAGCGCATGGTCGCGTCCCGCTTCGCCCCGCATGCCTTCCTCGGCGTCGACCGCCGGCTCGGCGAACTCGCGGCCACCCTGCCGGTCACCGACGATCCCGGGGCGGTGCCGTTCTTCCGGGCGAGCGCCGAGGTCATGGCGCAGATCGTCGGCTTCCACCTCAACCGCGGGGTGCTCGGCGTCGCCGCACGCGCACCGGAGCTCGACGTGGAGCGGGCCGTGGCCGACGCGTGCGTCGTCGCCGTCTTGGAAGGGGTCAACGACCACGAGAACATCGGGTCGATCTTCCGCAACGCCGCCGGATTGGGCGTCGACGCGGTGCTCTTCGGCGCCGGGTGTGCCGATCCGCTGTACCGGCGCTGCGTGCGCGTGTCGATGGGCCATGCCCTACTCGTCCCGTTCGCGAAGCTGCCGGAGTGGCCCGCCGAACTCGACCTGCTCGCCGACCGCGGCTTTCAGACGGTGTCGCTGACGCCCGACCCGGCGTCGCCGATGCTGGCCGACGCGGTC
This genomic interval from Gordonia sp. X0973 contains the following:
- a CDS encoding triacylglycerol lipase, which codes for MGFFRRLAVLAAAAATVAVAAPTGATQAAPGERLPIIYLASAIENETLTQAFTAPMRARGYEVYTFQTNDPKDPRNNPFVRIKGNSAKLGRWADDLSKRTGHKKFDLVTISQTGIVGRYWLKDFGGARLVRKAVILSGMILGSPYQAQWLRQGKCPPRDRLQYLPPQYRGMNPTPACREQAMGGTDIAALNSPAQALPGVTYYNVTTLREEEAAPFWINLMTGPGRYRNIVTQDLCPNDPIVHMTLNVAPSMQSLIDSLLRTGHPAMACMAPAAPAMKVRPLRTPPGITLPAGSVMPPQFARYYR
- a CDS encoding RNA methyltransferase — encoded protein: MRVVDVDDPDDPRVDDFRDLNSVDRRPDLPVLPGGRVGKGLVIAEGVLVVERMVASRFAPHAFLGVDRRLGELAATLPVTDDPGAVPFFRASAEVMAQIVGFHLNRGVLGVAARAPELDVERAVADACVVAVLEGVNDHENIGSIFRNAAGLGVDAVLFGAGCADPLYRRCVRVSMGHALLVPFAKLPEWPAELDLLADRGFQTVSLTPDPASPMLADAVADARRVAFLVGAEGPGLTAAAMRASHVRARIPMSRGTDSLNVATAAAIAFYELARRGETISPGAGR
- a CDS encoding NCS2 family permease, which gives rise to MRGGIVTFFTMAYIVVLNPIILGGHPGKPINADIHGDVLPMAAVAAVTALVAGVMCVVFGVVANYPFAFAAGLGVNSLLAVSVTTQVTWPEAMGLVVLNGVIIVALAVTGFRTAVFNAVPAELKAAITAGIGVFIAFIGFVNAGFVQRVPDAAHTTVPVRLGESGSISTWPVFVFAVGLLLMGVLTVRKVPGGLLIGIVLTTVLAIVVQAVRPSRWALNAPELPHSVGGLPDLSLIGKVDLFGAFTEHGSASHVIAAPAIGASILLFSIVLANFFDAMGTMTGLGEEAGLADENGTLPGIGKALVVEGTGAIAGGLGSASSNTVFVESASGIAEGARTGFANLVTGALFLAAMFFTPLYQVVPLEAVAPALVIVGALMIGQIRTIDLTRFEYALPAFLTIVAMPFTYSIANGIGLGFISWVVLATARGKAREVHPILWAVAVVFVVYFARAPIQELLT
- a CDS encoding GNAT family N-acetyltransferase codes for the protein MASRPDLQFRPAVDDDWPEIFAADARAFGITAPIDETHRAIERAMIDNADTMIARDPALPGAPLVGQAMYYRLRMSVPGGARVDFPGLTWVSVAPTHRRRGILRELLTRLRAEWVAQGFGMAALWASEATIYERFGFGPAIFAEDVRIDERQTLRVAPPERAGVRFASAAEFAAAAPGIYGRWADVHPGVMLRDDRWWAYLLDDRPVLRPFTTGERQYLLHADGYATYRLDAAHPDADDLPDARIEEVVAVTDEAHTELWRVLSSLDLVAATTATLSVGDPLPVKLADLRGVKTTSRYDTLWVAILDVDKALTARRYAADLDATLIVDDPVGDAGDRYRLRIVDGTASVQRGGEGTDGEIRCGITVVGSLYFGSVDARALASAGRLDASSPELLTAFANIWRTDTHPATGTDF
- a CDS encoding DUF2530 domain-containing protein is translated as MSDAAQTPVPELPKILREPGPVIVVGMAAWLVATIVALVTGVGGLTLQVCLWGLGVGVLGTLIVGVQLAAVRRGSKTAQQGLE